A single region of the Bacteroidota bacterium genome encodes:
- a CDS encoding response regulator, with translation MNKAKTILFIEDEEELLNTIGNLLRDIGYEVMAVLDAEDGLMKIEETTPDLILADIKLPGIDGFAFFKQVKQDKRFAAVPFVFLTAYNDLKAMRFAKENGASEYITKPFDFEYLIARIKDLLPPP, from the coding sequence ATGAATAAGGCCAAGACGATCCTGTTCATCGAGGATGAGGAAGAGCTTCTCAATACAATCGGCAATCTGCTCCGGGATATAGGGTACGAGGTTATGGCAGTCCTCGACGCCGAGGATGGCCTGATGAAGATCGAAGAGACCACTCCCGACCTGATCCTTGCGGACATCAAGCTGCCGGGGATTGACGGGTTTGCGTTCTTCAAACAGGTGAAGCAGGATAAGCGGTTCGCGGCGGTCCCGTTCGTTTTTTTGACCGCCTACAACGACCTGAAAGCGATGCGCTTTGCGAAGGAAAATGGAGCCTCCGAATATATCACCAAGCCGTTCGACTTCGAGTACCTGATCGCCCGCATCAAGGACCTCCTTCCCCCACCGTAG
- a CDS encoding PBP1A family penicillin-binding protein: MTTQGIFKNRRKLLLGGWLVLIGLLGIYTAFLISGLPSLEQLEHPKPELATKVYSSDGEILDQFFIKNRTRVAYKDLPKELIDALVATEDKNFYDHWGVDLPRFVRAMVKNVFSLRLREGASTITQQLARNLYDLKDPNESVFGKGTRKIREFITAIQIERNYTKEEILEMYLSVAYFGRSAYGIASAAQIYFGKNPSDLTLAEGSLLIGMLKGPGTFDPLRHYQRCIERRNTVLDQMVKYSYLTSEKAQAAKDDAIEFRPFDEELTAGIAPHFVEWIRQQLLQKADQYGFDIYRDGLSVYTTLDSRMQRAANRAVREHIPEYQGSFNKQWDWKAHKPEADQAVSMAIRTSEEYRDADAGERDSIARAFRKNPAFIDSVKKAAARIEVGFVAIDHHNGNIVAMVGGANVKNFKYGLNHVTQIHRQPGSAFKPFVYTVAIDNGYPPCFELLNQPVTLVMANGKRWTPENFDHLFGGKSTLREGIKMSINLVAIRAIMEIAPVKQVIEYARRMGIKSDLPPYESLAIGTGEVQPLEITAAYGVFPNEGVYVEPGSILRIEDKDGNVLEENQPNKREVLSPETAYLMTSMMKDNVNGGTGARVRLYYAGPAAGKTGTTQEFADAWFIGFTPNLTAGVWVGFDNKTVHFTNADGQGGRAAAPIWGRFMKYVYEDKEIGMAPAEFVQPDGIEVDTICTDTKKIATPFCPERTVEYFNKKYPPGKCQKHTSWRWRESEDPKNLINF, encoded by the coding sequence ATGACAACACAGGGCATCTTTAAAAACAGGCGAAAACTCCTTCTCGGCGGGTGGCTGGTGCTGATCGGGCTTCTCGGGATCTACACCGCGTTCCTGATTTCGGGCCTCCCTTCGCTGGAGCAGCTCGAACATCCGAAGCCAGAACTGGCGACCAAGGTCTATTCGAGCGACGGTGAAATCCTCGATCAGTTCTTCATCAAGAACCGGACCCGCGTCGCCTACAAGGACCTCCCCAAGGAGCTGATCGATGCGCTCGTGGCGACCGAGGACAAGAACTTCTACGACCACTGGGGTGTCGATCTGCCCCGGTTCGTCCGCGCGATGGTCAAAAACGTCTTCTCGCTCCGGTTGAGAGAGGGGGCGAGCACGATCACCCAACAGCTCGCGCGGAATCTCTACGACCTCAAGGATCCGAATGAATCGGTCTTCGGGAAGGGGACCCGGAAAATCCGCGAGTTCATCACGGCGATCCAGATCGAACGAAACTACACGAAGGAGGAAATCCTCGAGATGTACCTGAGCGTCGCCTATTTCGGGCGAAGCGCCTATGGCATCGCCTCCGCGGCGCAGATTTACTTCGGAAAGAATCCCTCCGACCTGACGCTTGCCGAGGGCTCGTTGCTGATCGGAATGCTGAAAGGCCCGGGGACGTTCGATCCGCTTCGGCATTACCAGAGATGCATCGAGCGCCGCAACACCGTCTTGGATCAGATGGTGAAATACTCCTACCTGACGAGCGAAAAAGCCCAGGCCGCCAAGGACGACGCGATAGAGTTCCGTCCCTTCGACGAAGAATTGACGGCCGGCATCGCCCCCCACTTCGTGGAGTGGATTCGGCAGCAGCTCCTCCAGAAGGCGGACCAATACGGGTTCGACATCTACCGGGACGGGCTCTCGGTCTATACCACGCTCGACAGCCGGATGCAACGGGCCGCCAATCGGGCGGTCCGGGAGCACATCCCGGAGTACCAGGGATCGTTCAACAAGCAATGGGATTGGAAGGCGCACAAGCCCGAAGCCGACCAGGCGGTCTCGATGGCGATCCGGACCTCCGAGGAATACCGGGATGCGGATGCGGGCGAACGCGACAGCATTGCGCGCGCTTTTCGAAAAAATCCTGCGTTCATCGATTCGGTGAAGAAGGCCGCCGCCCGGATTGAAGTCGGTTTCGTCGCGATCGATCACCACAACGGGAATATCGTGGCGATGGTGGGGGGAGCGAACGTCAAGAACTTCAAGTACGGCCTGAATCACGTCACCCAGATCCACCGCCAGCCGGGGTCGGCGTTCAAGCCGTTCGTTTATACAGTGGCGATCGACAACGGCTATCCTCCCTGCTTCGAGCTCCTCAATCAGCCGGTCACGCTTGTGATGGCGAACGGCAAACGGTGGACTCCCGAAAACTTCGACCACCTCTTCGGCGGCAAGAGCACGCTCCGGGAGGGGATCAAGATGTCGATCAACCTCGTCGCGATCAGGGCGATCATGGAAATCGCGCCGGTGAAACAGGTGATCGAATACGCCCGCCGGATGGGGATCAAGTCCGACCTCCCGCCCTACGAGTCGCTTGCCATCGGCACGGGAGAAGTGCAGCCGCTTGAAATCACCGCCGCCTACGGCGTGTTTCCCAACGAGGGGGTGTACGTGGAGCCGGGCTCCATCCTCAGGATCGAGGACAAGGACGGAAATGTCCTCGAAGAGAACCAGCCGAACAAGCGTGAGGTCTTAAGCCCCGAGACGGCGTATCTGATGACGAGTATGATGAAGGACAACGTCAACGGAGGGACGGGCGCGCGCGTGCGGCTCTATTATGCGGGACCCGCCGCCGGAAAAACCGGAACGACGCAGGAATTTGCCGACGCATGGTTTATCGGGTTCACGCCGAACCTCACAGCCGGGGTGTGGGTCGGGTTCGACAACAAGACGGTTCACTTTACGAACGCCGACGGCCAGGGAGGAAGGGCCGCCGCCCCCATCTGGGGACGCTTCATGAAGTATGTCTATGAGGATAAGGAGATCGGGATGGCACCGGCCGAATTCGTCCAGCCGGATGGAATCGAGGTTGACACCATTTGCACCGATACGAAGAAGATCGCCACGCCGTTCTGTCCGGAACGGACTGTGGAATACTTCAACAAGAAGTATCCTCCGGGAAAATGCCAAAAACACACCAGCTGGCGTTGGCGCGAGAGTGAGGATCCGAAAAATCTGATTAACTTCTGA
- a CDS encoding UDP-2,3-diacylglucosamine diphosphatase: protein MGRTYFISDAHLGLGSREEERQKENRLIAFLDGIQEDADQLFIVGDLFDAWFEYRTVILKGFHRLLAKLDECTERGIAVHYLAGNHDYWMKDYFQSELGIKTYHHPIETLIDGRKVLIHHGDGLSNKDTGYRILKKILNNPLSIWLFTWVHPDIGVSIARSSSRKSRQHTSGKEYGEEDGMLAFARKKIGEGFDIVVMGHRHSPVCVEIGSGVYVNLGDWIGHNTYAAMAGGRIELKQWRQGQPV from the coding sequence ATGGGAAGAACATATTTTATCTCCGACGCCCACCTGGGGCTCGGATCGCGGGAAGAAGAACGGCAGAAGGAGAACCGGCTCATCGCCTTTCTGGACGGCATCCAGGAAGACGCCGACCAGCTCTTCATCGTGGGCGACCTCTTCGACGCCTGGTTCGAATACCGGACGGTGATCCTGAAAGGGTTCCACCGGCTTCTCGCAAAGCTGGATGAATGCACGGAGCGGGGAATCGCCGTCCATTATCTTGCGGGGAATCACGATTACTGGATGAAGGATTATTTTCAATCAGAATTGGGGATCAAGACGTATCACCACCCGATCGAGACGCTGATCGACGGGAGGAAGGTTCTGATCCATCACGGCGACGGGCTCTCGAATAAGGATACCGGGTACAGAATCCTCAAGAAAATCCTGAACAACCCGTTAAGCATCTGGTTGTTTACCTGGGTGCATCCCGACATCGGCGTCAGTATCGCCCGCTCCTCGTCCCGGAAGAGCCGGCAGCACACGTCGGGCAAGGAATACGGCGAGGAAGACGGCATGCTGGCCTTCGCCCGGAAGAAGATCGGGGAAGGATTCGATATCGTGGTGATGGGGCACCGGCATTCCCCGGTTTGCGTGGAAATCGGCAGCGGCGTGTATGTCAACCTCGGCGACTGGATCGGGCATAATACCTATGCGGCGATGGCCGGGGGAAGAATCGAACTGAAGCAGTGGAGACAGGGGCAACCGGTATGA
- a CDS encoding MFS transporter, whose product MPNQPAAGKRAVIFAWSLFDFANTAFSVIIVTVIYSRYFTSHVAGGRHWLWGLAVSLSMICAAAISPPLGAAADSSHNKKRFLFIFTAGSVVCTALLFFVGEGMVLAGLLLFILANIGFEGGLVFYDAFLPSLTSEHSYGRVSGYGFAMGYAGALAVLLIVRAVLPGAEDADYLFYVRLSFVIAAAFFFLFSLPMFLFVPEPGRAVEDASARGYVSGGFRQAKRTFVLLFKTKEYPEIARFLIAFFVYNDGILTIIAFAAIFAAQVLKMSDDEIIVFFAVVQTSAVLGSLVFGFITDRLGPKRTISITLVLWIAISIGAYFVTTVAVFYVVALGAGIAIGSSQSASRSMMALLTPKEREGEFFGFYDGLCGKASAVVGPFIYGLVADLTNERLAALAIGLFFIAGLIVLQGVPERRAATISGV is encoded by the coding sequence ATGCCGAATCAACCGGCCGCCGGGAAGCGGGCCGTCATTTTCGCGTGGTCGCTTTTCGATTTCGCCAACACCGCGTTCTCGGTCATCATCGTCACCGTCATCTATTCGCGGTACTTTACATCCCATGTCGCCGGCGGAAGACACTGGTTATGGGGCCTGGCCGTCAGCCTTTCGATGATTTGCGCCGCGGCGATCTCGCCGCCTCTGGGCGCCGCGGCAGACTCTTCGCACAATAAGAAGCGTTTTCTTTTCATCTTCACCGCGGGTTCCGTCGTCTGCACCGCGCTGTTGTTCTTCGTCGGCGAGGGAATGGTGCTCGCCGGGCTCCTCCTCTTTATCCTCGCCAATATCGGGTTCGAAGGAGGCCTCGTCTTCTACGACGCCTTCCTCCCCTCGCTCACCTCCGAACACTCGTACGGCAGAGTCTCCGGATACGGATTCGCCATGGGGTACGCGGGAGCCCTCGCCGTCCTTCTGATCGTGCGGGCGGTCCTTCCCGGCGCGGAAGACGCAGACTACCTGTTCTATGTCCGTTTGTCGTTCGTCATCGCCGCCGCCTTTTTCTTCCTCTTTTCACTCCCCATGTTTCTCTTTGTGCCTGAGCCCGGGAGGGCCGTAGAGGATGCCTCTGCCCGCGGTTACGTCTCCGGGGGTTTCAGGCAGGCAAAGCGCACGTTCGTCCTGCTGTTCAAGACGAAGGAGTATCCGGAGATCGCCAGGTTCCTGATCGCATTCTTCGTCTATAATGACGGCATCCTCACCATTATCGCCTTCGCCGCAATCTTCGCGGCGCAGGTCCTCAAGATGAGCGACGACGAGATCATCGTCTTTTTCGCCGTCGTCCAAACGAGCGCCGTCCTCGGCTCTCTCGTCTTCGGCTTCATCACAGACAGGCTCGGGCCCAAACGAACCATTTCGATCACGCTCGTCCTCTGGATCGCAATCAGCATCGGGGCGTATTTCGTAACGACGGTCGCCGTGTTTTACGTCGTCGCGCTTGGCGCGGGGATAGCGATCGGGTCGTCTCAATCGGCGAGCAGGAGCATGATGGCCCTCTTGACGCCGAAGGAGCGTGAAGGGGAATTTTTCGGTTTTTACGATGGTTTATGTGGTAAGGCTTCCGCAGTCGTCGGTCCGTTTATCTATGGATTGGTCGCCGATTTGACGAACGAGCGCCTTGCCGCACTCGCGATCGGGCTCTTTTTCATCGCCGGACTGATTGTTCTGCAGGGAGTCCCAGAGAGGCGCGCCGCAACGATATCCGGGGTATAG
- the nusB gene encoding transcription antitermination factor NusB, protein MTVYKRRITREKVLQTLYAYEISKEPISSVVENVLGDIRGDRESFDFAKKLIDQVVSHQEEIEVRIRAKVSHWEYNRIAVIDKLLLQMGICEFLYFPDIPPKVTINELIEVAKTFSTEQSGKFVNGILDAILDELKKNSGLKKTGRGLINENASQKSGRTGPPPDPAA, encoded by the coding sequence ATGACGGTCTATAAGCGCCGGATCACCCGCGAAAAAGTCCTCCAGACGCTCTACGCCTACGAGATCTCCAAAGAGCCGATCTCTTCCGTGGTGGAGAATGTGCTCGGTGACATCCGGGGCGACAGGGAGAGTTTCGACTTTGCGAAGAAGCTGATCGACCAGGTCGTCAGCCACCAGGAGGAAATCGAGGTCCGGATCCGGGCGAAGGTGTCACACTGGGAGTATAACCGGATCGCCGTCATCGACAAACTGCTCCTCCAGATGGGCATCTGCGAGTTCCTCTATTTCCCCGATATTCCCCCCAAGGTCACGATCAACGAACTGATCGAGGTCGCGAAAACCTTCAGCACCGAACAGAGCGGAAAATTTGTGAACGGCATTCTTGACGCCATCCTCGACGAGCTGAAGAAGAATAGCGGCCTCAAGAAGACCGGGCGGGGGCTCATCAACGAAAACGCCTCACAGAAATCGGGCCGGACCGGACCCCCGCCCGACCCAGCCGCCTGA
- a CDS encoding Glu/Leu/Phe/Val dehydrogenase, with protein MDILKEIGKRNHEQVVYCADKESGLSAIIAIHNTALGPALGGARMWTYASDQEALIDALRLSRGMTYKAAVAGLNLGGGKAVILGDPNKDKTEALFRTYGRFVEGLGGRYITAEDVGTSVQDMEWVRMETKYVTGIDRALGGGGDPSPVTAVGVYHGIKACLQEVTGSDSLKGKQIAVQGAGHVSSFLCGFLAEEGAKLFISDLYEAKAKTLAEKTGGNFVEAERIYDVPADIFCPCALGAIINDKTIPRLKVKIVAGGANNQLADETKHGRMLIDRGILYAPDYAINGGGLMSVANELEGYPRERALKQAEGIYGTMTKIFDIAKQQKIPPYEASNHLAEERIASITHIRNLYAGNSVYSGRMGDLDHAKG; from the coding sequence ATGGACATCCTGAAGGAAATTGGCAAGAGGAACCACGAACAGGTGGTATACTGCGCGGACAAGGAATCCGGCCTCAGCGCAATCATCGCGATACACAACACCGCACTCGGGCCAGCATTGGGGGGTGCGAGGATGTGGACGTATGCCTCGGATCAGGAGGCGTTGATCGATGCGCTCCGTCTCTCTCGCGGGATGACCTATAAGGCGGCGGTCGCCGGACTGAACCTCGGGGGAGGCAAGGCGGTGATCCTCGGCGATCCCAACAAGGACAAGACCGAAGCCCTCTTCCGGACCTACGGCCGCTTTGTCGAGGGCCTCGGCGGACGGTATATCACCGCCGAAGATGTCGGCACGAGCGTGCAGGACATGGAATGGGTGAGGATGGAGACGAAGTATGTGACCGGAATCGACCGGGCGCTCGGAGGCGGAGGCGACCCGTCCCCCGTTACCGCCGTCGGCGTCTACCACGGGATCAAAGCCTGCCTCCAGGAAGTGACGGGGAGCGATTCGCTGAAGGGAAAACAGATCGCCGTCCAGGGGGCCGGCCACGTTTCCAGCTTTCTCTGCGGTTTTCTCGCCGAGGAGGGAGCAAAGCTCTTTATCAGCGACCTCTACGAGGCGAAGGCAAAGACCCTCGCCGAAAAGACAGGCGGCAATTTTGTCGAGGCGGAGAGGATTTACGACGTCCCAGCCGACATTTTCTGCCCCTGCGCCCTCGGTGCGATCATCAACGACAAGACGATACCCCGGTTGAAGGTGAAGATCGTCGCGGGCGGCGCCAACAACCAGCTCGCCGACGAAACGAAACATGGGCGGATGCTGATCGACCGGGGAATTCTCTACGCCCCCGATTATGCGATCAACGGCGGAGGCCTCATGAGCGTCGCGAATGAACTCGAAGGCTACCCGCGCGAACGCGCGTTGAAACAGGCGGAGGGGATTTACGGCACGATGACGAAAATCTTCGACATCGCAAAGCAGCAAAAGATCCCCCCCTACGAAGCCTCCAACCATCTCGCCGAGGAGCGCATCGCGAGCATCACCCATATTCGCAACCTCTATGCCGGGAACTCGGTGTATTCGGGCAGAATGGGAGACCTCGACCACGCGAAGGGATGA
- a CDS encoding HAD family hydrolase: MKRGQAVTTLFLDIGGVLLTNGWDHQARKRAAKAFRIDLDEMTGRHELIFGPFEKGELTLNEYLRRVVFYRARPFTQERFRAFMFAQSRAYPRMIGLVSALKARFALKIAVVSNESRELNAYRIRTFGLDRFVDFFISSCYVHLRKPEAEIFRMALDVSQTPANRIVYIDNTPSFTRLAQRLGMRGIVHTTYGSTRAKLASFGLKLD, translated from the coding sequence ATGAAGAGAGGTCAGGCAGTCACTACGCTCTTCCTCGACATCGGGGGGGTCCTCCTTACAAACGGGTGGGATCACCAGGCCAGAAAACGGGCGGCGAAGGCGTTCAGGATCGATCTAGATGAGATGACCGGTCGCCATGAACTGATCTTCGGTCCGTTCGAAAAGGGGGAGCTCACTCTGAATGAATACCTGCGCCGGGTTGTGTTTTACCGGGCACGGCCCTTTACACAAGAGCGCTTCCGGGCATTCATGTTCGCGCAATCCAGGGCGTATCCCCGCATGATCGGGCTCGTCAGCGCGCTCAAAGCGCGGTTCGCCTTGAAAATCGCCGTGGTGAGCAATGAGTCGAGGGAGTTGAACGCCTACAGGATTCGAACGTTCGGGCTCGACCGGTTCGTCGATTTTTTCATTTCCTCCTGTTATGTCCATCTCAGGAAGCCCGAGGCGGAGATCTTTCGGATGGCCCTCGACGTTTCCCAGACCCCCGCAAACCGGATCGTTTATATCGACAACACTCCTTCGTTTACGCGGCTTGCGCAGCGACTCGGGATGCGGGGGATCGTTCACACGACGTACGGCTCCACCCGCGCGAAACTTGCCTCCTTCGGATTGAAACTTGACTAG
- a CDS encoding phosphoketolase family protein: MNAYWRAANYLSVGQIYLYDNPLLRVPLKPSHVKPTLLGHWGTTPGQNFVYVHLNRVIKKHDLNMIYISGPGHGGPALVANTYLEGTYSEVYPHITRDEDGLKKLFTQFSFPGGIPSHVSPECPGSIHEGGELGYSLSHAFGAVFDNPDLVAACVVGDGEAETGPLATAWHSNKFLNPVTDGAVLPILHLNGYKIANPTILARISREELEYFFRGCGWMPYVVEGEEPESMHQSMAAALEKAVGEIRQIQAGARKNNDTKRPAWPMIVLISPKGWTGPKEVDGAQVEGTYRSHQVPLQVDAGHPGHLERLESWMRSYKPEELFDERGRFLSELAELAPTGERRMGANPHANGGILLRDLRMPDLSLHAVNVPSPGSVQAADTQVLGKFLRDIVTLNREGKNFRIFGPDETLSNRLSAVFEVTNRQWLAGEVRSDEFLAPEGRVMEMLSEHQCEGWLEGYLLTGRHGLFNSYEAFIHIIDSMFNQHAKWLKVTLGLPWRRKIASLNYLLASHVWQQAHNGFTHQDPGFIDHVVNKKAEVVRVYLPPDANCLLSVWDHCLRSRHYVNVVVAGKYPSYQWLTMGAAIQHCARGIGIWRWAGTGGDAEPDVVMACCGDVPTLEVLAAVSILRAHLPELKIRVINVVDLMKLQPGTEHPHGLSDGEFDALFTKDKPIVFAFHGYPWLIHRLTYRRTNHGNLHVRGYKEEGTITTTFDMTVLNDLDRFHLVQDVIDRLPQLGADGARLKQIAGERLVAHKKYIVKHGLDLPEIRNWKWNLS, encoded by the coding sequence ATGAACGCCTACTGGCGGGCAGCAAATTACCTCTCGGTGGGGCAGATTTATCTGTACGACAATCCGCTTCTCCGGGTGCCGCTCAAGCCGTCACACGTGAAACCGACATTGCTCGGGCATTGGGGCACAACGCCGGGTCAGAACTTCGTCTATGTGCACCTGAACCGGGTCATCAAGAAACACGACCTGAATATGATCTACATCTCCGGCCCGGGTCACGGCGGGCCGGCGCTGGTGGCGAACACCTATCTCGAGGGAACGTACAGCGAGGTCTATCCTCATATCACCCGTGACGAAGATGGCCTCAAGAAACTCTTTACGCAATTTTCCTTTCCCGGCGGAATCCCGAGCCATGTCTCCCCGGAGTGTCCGGGGTCGATTCACGAAGGGGGGGAGCTTGGATATTCCCTCAGCCACGCGTTCGGGGCGGTGTTCGACAATCCGGACCTGGTTGCGGCCTGCGTCGTGGGAGACGGGGAGGCGGAAACGGGGCCCCTGGCGACAGCCTGGCACTCGAATAAATTTTTGAACCCAGTCACGGACGGAGCGGTCCTCCCGATCCTCCACCTGAACGGGTATAAGATCGCCAACCCCACCATTCTTGCGCGCATCAGCCGGGAGGAACTCGAATACTTCTTTCGAGGCTGCGGATGGATGCCGTACGTCGTCGAGGGGGAGGAGCCGGAGAGCATGCACCAGAGCATGGCCGCCGCCCTCGAGAAGGCGGTCGGGGAGATCAGGCAAATCCAGGCCGGCGCCCGGAAGAACAACGACACGAAGCGGCCGGCATGGCCGATGATCGTTTTGATATCCCCGAAGGGCTGGACCGGCCCGAAAGAGGTCGACGGAGCGCAAGTGGAAGGGACCTACCGCTCGCACCAGGTTCCGCTTCAGGTTGATGCGGGCCATCCGGGACATCTCGAGCGGCTCGAATCCTGGATGAGAAGCTACAAGCCCGAAGAACTCTTCGACGAACGCGGAAGATTCCTATCTGAATTGGCAGAACTCGCCCCCACGGGCGAGCGGAGGATGGGCGCAAACCCTCACGCCAACGGGGGAATCCTGTTGCGGGATCTGCGCATGCCCGATCTGTCCCTCCACGCGGTGAATGTCCCCTCGCCGGGCTCGGTCCAGGCCGCCGACACGCAAGTACTCGGAAAATTTTTGCGCGACATCGTGACGCTCAACCGGGAAGGGAAAAACTTCAGGATCTTCGGGCCGGATGAGACCCTCTCGAACAGGTTAAGCGCGGTCTTTGAAGTGACCAATCGCCAATGGCTCGCCGGGGAGGTCCGGAGCGACGAATTTCTTGCCCCCGAGGGCCGCGTGATGGAAATGCTGAGCGAGCACCAATGCGAAGGCTGGCTGGAAGGGTATCTCCTCACGGGGCGGCACGGCCTTTTCAATAGTTATGAGGCTTTCATTCATATTATCGATTCGATGTTCAACCAGCACGCCAAGTGGCTGAAGGTCACCCTCGGTTTGCCCTGGCGCCGGAAGATCGCCTCCCTGAACTATCTGCTTGCCTCCCACGTCTGGCAACAGGCCCACAACGGCTTTACCCACCAGGACCCCGGGTTCATCGACCACGTGGTGAATAAGAAGGCTGAGGTGGTGCGCGTCTATCTTCCACCTGATGCCAACTGTCTCCTTTCGGTCTGGGATCATTGCCTCAGGAGCCGGCACTATGTGAATGTGGTCGTCGCGGGGAAGTACCCGTCCTACCAGTGGCTGACGATGGGGGCGGCGATCCAGCATTGCGCGCGCGGGATTGGCATCTGGCGGTGGGCCGGCACCGGCGGAGACGCCGAGCCGGATGTGGTGATGGCCTGCTGCGGGGATGTACCCACCCTGGAAGTTCTCGCCGCGGTTTCGATCCTCCGTGCTCATCTGCCGGAGCTCAAGATCCGCGTGATTAATGTCGTCGACCTGATGAAGCTGCAACCGGGCACTGAACATCCCCACGGCCTGAGCGACGGGGAGTTCGACGCGCTTTTTACCAAAGACAAGCCGATCGTGTTCGCGTTCCACGGTTACCCGTGGCTCATCCACCGGTTGACGTACCGCAGGACGAATCATGGGAATTTACACGTGCGGGGGTATAAGGAAGAGGGAACGATTACGACGACGTTCGACATGACGGTCCTGAACGACCTCGACCGGTTCCATCTCGTCCAGGATGTGATCGACCGGCTGCCGCAACTGGGCGCCGATGGGGCGAGGCTGAAGCAGATCGCCGGGGAACGGCTCGTGGCGCACAAGAAGTACATCGTGAAGCACGGGCTCGACCTCCCTGAAATCCGTAACTGGAAATGGAACCTCTCCTAA
- the pgi gene encoding glucose-6-phosphate isomerase: MEPLLTRTPLTDLPAWMALRAHLPEIRRLHLRTLFADDPTRGGQMAAEAAGVYLDYSKQLVTAQTLKLLLDLARESDLRTRIEAMFRGEKINTTENRAVLHVALRSPKGGSFMVDGENVVPKVHAVLDKMAGFSDRIRNGEWKGYTGKPIRNVINIGIGGSDLGPVMAYEALRHYSDRGLTVRFVSNVDGTDIAEATRDLNPAETLCIVSSKTFTTLETMTNAVSARDWVLKALNDPSAVARHFVAVSTNAPEVARFGIDTGNMFGFWDWVGGRYSMDSAIGLSTMIAVGPARYREMLDGFHAMDEHFRTAPFEGNLPVLLGLLGIWNTDFLGAETAAVLPYEQYLKRFPAYLQQLTMESNGKHVTIDGNAAEYETGPVYWGEPGTNGQHSFYQLIHQGTRLVPCDFIGFARPLNELGRHHDLLLANMFAQAEALAFGKTPGEVEAEGTPAWLVPHRTFEGNRPSTTILLEKLTPRALGALVALYEHCVFTQGVIWRLDSFDQWGVELGKVFAGKIISELESKPDPRLDHDSSTNNLIRRYRKLR; this comes from the coding sequence ATGGAACCTCTCCTAACCCGGACACCCCTCACGGATCTTCCCGCATGGATGGCCCTCCGGGCGCATCTTCCGGAAATCCGCCGACTGCATCTTCGGACACTCTTCGCCGACGATCCAACGAGGGGCGGGCAGATGGCGGCGGAAGCCGCCGGCGTTTACCTCGACTACTCGAAACAGCTTGTCACAGCTCAAACACTCAAACTTCTCCTGGACCTTGCACGCGAGTCGGACCTGCGGACGAGGATCGAGGCGATGTTTCGCGGGGAAAAGATCAATACGACGGAGAACAGGGCGGTGTTGCATGTGGCGCTGCGCTCCCCGAAGGGCGGATCGTTCATGGTCGACGGCGAAAACGTCGTTCCGAAGGTCCACGCCGTCCTCGACAAGATGGCCGGTTTTTCAGACCGGATCAGAAATGGCGAGTGGAAGGGGTACACGGGCAAGCCGATCCGGAACGTCATCAATATCGGCATCGGAGGGTCCGACCTGGGGCCGGTGATGGCGTACGAGGCACTGCGCCATTACAGCGACCGCGGCCTCACAGTCCGGTTCGTCTCCAATGTCGACGGAACCGACATCGCGGAAGCCACCCGCGACCTGAACCCCGCGGAGACACTCTGCATCGTCTCCTCGAAGACCTTCACGACGCTCGAAACGATGACCAACGCGGTGAGCGCGCGCGACTGGGTTCTCAAGGCGTTGAACGACCCGTCCGCAGTCGCGCGGCATTTCGTCGCTGTCTCCACCAACGCGCCGGAAGTGGCCCGGTTCGGAATCGACACCGGAAATATGTTCGGGTTCTGGGATTGGGTCGGAGGGCGATACTCGATGGACTCTGCGATCGGGCTTTCGACGATGATCGCCGTCGGCCCGGCACGATATCGCGAGATGCTCGACGGATTTCACGCGATGGACGAGCATTTCAGGACTGCCCCGTTCGAAGGCAACCTGCCTGTGCTCCTGGGTTTGCTCGGCATCTGGAACACCGATTTCCTCGGCGCAGAGACAGCGGCGGTGCTTCCCTACGAGCAGTATCTGAAGCGATTCCCCGCCTACCTTCAGCAATTGACGATGGAGAGTAACGGCAAGCATGTGACGATCGACGGGAATGCCGCGGAATACGAAACGGGGCCGGTCTATTGGGGTGAGCCGGGAACCAACGGCCAGCATTCCTTCTACCAGTTGATTCATCAGGGAACCAGGCTCGTTCCGTGCGACTTTATCGGCTTCGCGCGGCCGTTGAACGAGCTGGGGCGCCACCATGACCTGCTCCTCGCCAACATGTTCGCCCAGGCCGAGGCGCTCGCGTTCGGCAAAACTCCGGGCGAAGTCGAAGCCGAAGGGACGCCGGCCTGGCTGGTGCCCCACCGGACATTCGAGGGGAACCGGCCCTCGACGACGATCCTCCTGGAAAAGTTGACCCCCCGGGCGCTCGGCGCACTCGTGGCTCTCTACGAACATTGTGTCTTCACGCAGGGGGTGATCTGGCGGCTTGATTCGTTCGATCAATGGGGAGTCGAGCTGGGGAAGGTGTTCGCAGGCAAGATCATCTCTGAACTTGAGAGCAAACCCGATCCCCGTCTCGATCACGATAGCTCGACGAACAACCTCATCCGGCGTTACCGGAAGTTGAGGTAG